Sequence from the Aerococcus tenax genome:
AGGAATTATGCCAAGTAGCACTCGGCTACGATGCTGATCTGAATCTTGTCCAATCACAAATCAAAAAATTATCCCAAGATCATGATCACCATATTATAGCTGTGTATGAAGATGAAACTTCTTCTAGGGCGGTTGCTTTTGTTCACGCTGAGACCTATGAAGGGCTCTACAGTGAAACGGGCTTAAATATTCTTGGACTTGCGGTAAGTCCTGACTACCAAGGACAGGGCATCGGTAGGGAGCTCATGTCTTTTGTAGAAAATTATGCGATTAATCACCAACTCCACTACATTCGCTTAAATTCAGCGGTCCATCGTGTGGAAGCTCATCAATTTTACCAAAGCATCGGTTATCGTCACGATCGGACTCAGAAACGCTTTACGAAGACCTTTTGATGGATAGATGAGTCTACTATAAAAAGAGTATTCACTAGAATCGACCAGCGACCTCGTTCAACTGGAGGTCGCTCTTTTTGTTATAATGACAGGGAAGATAGACGGATGGATCGATCCTTAAGGAGGATTAATGATGTCTTATTTCCAATTAACTATCAAGAAGTTTTTTCTTAAAGATGGAAGTATCGATCTTTATGCTTTTCTTTTTGGCTTACTCTTTTTGTTTACTTTTGCCTTCATGCAATTGCCGGACTGGCTAACTATTCTTGCCTCTACCCTTTTAGCTTCTAGTGTGTTTAGGTATATTACCACCGATGAGCTTTTTCATGAGGAAATAGTCAATCTCAGCACCCCTGGGCAAGTTATTGACTATACAATAAGTAAGAATCTTTTCACGCTTCTTTTTGAACTCATTTTATTGTTTAGCGTTTTTCTCTTGCTAACCTTGCTAAAAGTCTTTAATTTTTATCCGCAAGAGATCGTGGACAAGGGATACCTGCTTGTCCAGCTGCTTTGTGTTCTTGGAACAGAAAATATTATCTTACTCTTCTTCAATAAGCCGGTGAAAAGTTACCAGAAAGGTATACGGAGGAATGGCAAGGAGGATATAGTCACGGGTATTGAAAGCTTTAAAAGTCTCTTGCCTTCTATTGTTATTAATATCTTGTTTGCCTGTTTGTGTTTCTTTTTTAGGGGGGACTTAGGCCTTTATCCAGCCTTAGGGTACTATGTATTTGGTGTCGTTATTTTTATCTTTCTATCCCTGTAAAAGTTTTTTTACACAGCTTTAAGTCGCCTTTTCAAGCCTTGATAAAGGATTTTGATAAGAAGTTTTAGTTATGGAAAAGATCTTCTATGGATTGTTAAAGGCGGCTAGTCTAGATTGTCCAATTATTAAAAACAGCGCGTAACCAAGCAAAAATGGCTCAAGAGGAAGTGGCTGAAGTTATCGGTGTGTCTAGATAAGCGATATCCAATTGGGAGAATGATAAAATGTACCTGAATGTTATTAGTGTGATTCATTTAAGTGAAAGAACAAATATTGTTAAAAGTAATAAGCGATTAGGACGAATTATTCTGCTTGCTATCCTTGTTATTCTTGTTTTCGTGTTGATGAAGGGATGGTTACCAGTAGAATGGACTTTACCCGACCTATGTATAAGTGCTCTA
This genomic interval carries:
- a CDS encoding GNAT family N-acetyltransferase, encoding MIRAIQETDAKAIQELCQVALGYDADLNLVQSQIKKLSQDHDHHIIAVYEDETSSRAVAFVHAETYEGLYSETGLNILGLAVSPDYQGQGIGRELMSFVENYAINHQLHYIRLNSAVHRVEAHQFYQSIGYRHDRTQKRFTKTF
- a CDS encoding helix-turn-helix domain-containing protein; the protein is MVQLLKTARNQAKMAQEEVAEVIGVSR